In a genomic window of beta proteobacterium MWH-UniP1:
- a CDS encoding recombinase family protein → MATPQRKLCCAIYTRKSTDEGLEQDFNSLDAQRDACENYISSQKAEGWLQLPERYDDGGYSGGNMDRPGLQRLIADIKKGVVDIIVVYKIDRLSRSLADFAKLVEIFDEHKVTFVSVTQSFNTTTSMGRLTLNILLSFAQFERELAGERVRDKIAASRQRGIWMGGMPPLGYDVSERKLVPNPAESKLVQEIFRRFALVGSMANLVKDLRAKGITSKSWTTAKGVERKGKLVDKGYIYKLLNNPVYLGIAAYKGQHFTGQHPAIVDQALWDQAHKALSRDREKKQKKAARSERDSKAPCLLKGLLYSAEGRCFTPGYTIKKQRYYRYYINTDAIKLGSAACEVQRLPAGEIEAVVIEKVKEVLRLPEITAAAVAEVTRLRPDIEEDEAIDALRSIDAVWDELFPAEQARIVKSLIHRITVRPDGASIEWVSDGVAKLINQTVRPRENLLEAA, encoded by the coding sequence ATGGCAACACCTCAACGCAAACTCTGCTGCGCAATCTACACTCGCAAATCCACTGACGAGGGGCTTGAGCAGGACTTCAACTCGCTCGATGCCCAACGCGACGCATGCGAGAACTACATCTCCAGCCAAAAAGCCGAAGGATGGCTGCAACTTCCTGAGCGTTACGACGACGGCGGCTACTCCGGCGGCAACATGGACCGCCCCGGACTACAGCGGCTGATCGCCGACATTAAGAAAGGGGTTGTCGACATCATCGTTGTTTACAAGATCGATCGCCTATCTCGATCGCTTGCTGACTTTGCAAAGCTGGTGGAGATCTTTGACGAGCACAAGGTGACATTTGTCTCCGTAACGCAGTCCTTCAACACAACCACATCGATGGGCCGGCTCACGCTGAACATCCTGCTCTCATTTGCACAGTTTGAGCGAGAGCTAGCCGGTGAGCGTGTGCGCGATAAGATTGCCGCATCACGACAGCGCGGTATTTGGATGGGCGGCATGCCCCCGCTTGGCTACGACGTGTCTGAACGAAAGCTCGTCCCAAACCCGGCGGAAAGCAAACTCGTGCAAGAGATCTTTCGCCGGTTTGCGCTGGTTGGCTCTATGGCTAACTTGGTCAAAGACCTCAGAGCGAAAGGCATCACCTCGAAGTCATGGACTACCGCAAAGGGTGTTGAGCGAAAAGGAAAACTGGTCGACAAAGGTTATATCTACAAGCTTCTGAACAACCCGGTGTACTTAGGTATTGCTGCCTACAAGGGACAGCATTTCACGGGCCAGCATCCGGCGATCGTCGACCAAGCGCTTTGGGATCAAGCACACAAAGCACTATCCCGTGATCGTGAAAAGAAACAGAAAAAAGCCGCACGCTCTGAGCGCGACTCGAAGGCACCCTGCCTCTTAAAGGGGCTTCTTTACTCCGCAGAGGGGCGTTGCTTTACGCCTGGCTACACGATTAAGAAACAGAGGTACTACAGGTATTACATCAATACCGATGCCATCAAGCTAGGGTCGGCTGCGTGTGAGGTGCAGCGCCTCCCGGCGGGTGAAATCGAGGCAGTGGTCATCGAGAAGGTGAAAGAAGTTCTGCGCCTGCCTGAAATCACCGCAGCGGCCGTTGCGGAGGTAACAAGACTACGACCAGATATCGAAGAGGATGAGGCTATCGATGCCTTGCGATCTATTGATGCGGTCTGGGATGAACTCTTTCCAGCCGAGCAGGCTAGGATTGTTAAAAGCCTGATCCACCGGATCACTGTGCGTCCGGATGGAGCATCGATTGAATGGGTCTCCGACGGAGTTGCAAAGCTGATTAACCAGACCGTCCGCCCGAGAGAAAACTTGTTGGAGGCAGCATGA
- a CDS encoding DUF4236 domain-containing protein yields the protein MSFRFQRRIKILPGLRLNVSKTGISWTVGTRGASVTARDGKLTGNVGLPGTGLSYRKRLDLPDSDPTTQDPQIPHQSSGAPSWLILIIVLAVGIFIGLSIR from the coding sequence ATGAGCTTCCGTTTTCAAAGACGAATCAAGATCCTGCCGGGTCTTCGGCTTAACGTAAGCAAGACCGGCATCTCTTGGACCGTTGGTACGCGTGGAGCAAGCGTTACTGCGAGGGATGGGAAACTAACTGGTAACGTGGGGCTGCCGGGCACAGGTCTTTCATATCGAAAGCGTCTGGACTTACCTGATTCAGACCCCACCACTCAAGATCCACAGATCCCTCACCAGAGCTCTGGCGCGCCATCTTGGCTGATCCTCATCATTGTTTTGGCGGTTGGGATTTTTATTGGTCTGTCCATTCGATAG
- a CDS encoding helix-turn-helix domain-containing protein, whose amino-acid sequence MAEQPPPAMTVRDVAGFLAVDEKTIYRLAQQGKLPGFKVAGTWRFQLQDIQGWIDAQKVAVKARKLNKAGSPA is encoded by the coding sequence ATGGCCGAACAGCCGCCGCCCGCCATGACCGTCCGCGACGTTGCAGGGTTCCTAGCCGTGGATGAGAAGACGATCTACCGCCTGGCCCAACAGGGGAAGCTACCCGGCTTTAAAGTGGCAGGTACCTGGAGATTCCAGCTGCAGGATATTCAAGGGTGGATTGATGCACAAAAAGTAGCCGTGAAAGCGAGGAAATTAAACAAAGCGGGGAGCCCAGCATGA
- a CDS encoding helix-turn-helix domain-containing protein, with translation MTIGAVADYLKVTERTIYRLAGAKQIPAFKVGGSWGFSKADIDSWIKRQSEENSQGGALET, from the coding sequence ATGACCATCGGGGCAGTCGCCGACTACCTCAAGGTCACCGAGCGAACGATCTATCGGCTAGCAGGAGCCAAGCAGATCCCGGCTTTTAAGGTGGGCGGGAGCTGGGGGTTTTCTAAGGCCGACATCGACTCTTGGATTAAAAGGCAATCAGAAGAAAACTCCCAAGGAGGCGCCCTTGAAACTTGA
- a CDS encoding helicase-related protein produces the protein MKLEEITKGALVAGIEPGKTVRVVSVDPVGDNAITVVYRTEDGSLRDRMLFRSNEVDLSIATAGRPWSFDADGEGFKLAAEAIRINLAHLFDPMMAVHTSNVEPLPHQITAVYESMLPRQPLRFVLADDPGAGKTIMAGLLIRELLMRADAARVLIVSPGSLVEQWQDELYEKFGLSFTVFSRELVDQSRTGNPFEDHDLVVARLDQLSRSEELQEKLKLSRFDLVVVDEAHKLSATWFGTKINETKRFKLGQLLGSITRHFLLMTATPHNGKEEDFQLFLSLLDSDRFYGKFRDGAHKVDVSDLMRRMVKEDLLKFDGTRLFPERIAYTANYKLSEAEAELYNLVTTYVKEEMNRADALDGKRKGTVGFALTALQRRLASSPEAIYQSLKRRRDKLKRRIEEEKIKQRGGKIAASEIFADQAPENIWDSEDDMAPEDYENFEEEVVDQATAAQTIAELEAEVFTLEHLEKKAKALRDGGQDRKWEELREILQNTPEMRGPDGLQRKLIIFTEHRDTLNYLADRIRGLLGKHEAVNMIHGGVHREDRRKVQELFRNDKDTRVLLATDAAGEGVNLQNANLMVNYDLPWNPNRLEQRFGRIHRIGQTQVCHLWNMVANETREGDVFQKLFDKIEIERKALGGRVFDILGEVFDGVSLRDLLIEAIRYGEDPDRKKHLQEVVQGALDTDKLREIISRNALAEEVMDERRLFALKEEMEKAEARKLQPYFIRAFFSQAFDRLGGDLKLRGFGRFEITHVPALIRERDRQIQGRDRRNMNPITPKYERVCFEKSRIRVDDKPGEALASLLHPAHPLMQSVVDLTIEQHRSKLKQGSVLLNPNDESVEPKLMLMLDHSVKEGGESGVVVSRRLQFVTIDQAGRIENAGWAPHLDLTPLDEVQSKMVADQLDAPWIKKDLEQVALAHASDKLVPEHFEEVRSRRELQVDKNLAAIRERLVKEIDYWSDRHEKLKTDLQAGKDVRLPLENVRRTIDELTVRLENRSKELEAMRHVVSAMPVVVGGALVIPAGLLAQRNGEPQGQAWTADADARARIERVAMEAVRKAEEALGHQVIDVSAEKCGWDLTAVVPVSDGKLPQARHIEVKGRAKGQSTITVTRNEILYGLNQADKFILAVVIVDGDSHEGPHYIRNPFTQEPDWAVTSINLDLASLLERAQAT, from the coding sequence TTGAAACTTGAAGAAATCACAAAGGGCGCTTTGGTCGCAGGCATTGAGCCGGGCAAGACAGTCCGCGTGGTGAGCGTGGATCCGGTCGGTGACAACGCCATCACTGTCGTCTATCGGACGGAAGACGGGAGCCTTCGCGATCGGATGCTGTTCCGATCAAACGAAGTAGATCTGTCCATCGCTACTGCTGGTCGGCCATGGAGCTTCGACGCCGACGGGGAGGGTTTCAAGCTCGCGGCGGAGGCTATTCGGATCAACCTGGCTCACTTGTTCGATCCGATGATGGCGGTGCACACCTCCAACGTGGAGCCGCTACCCCACCAGATTACGGCAGTCTACGAATCAATGCTTCCCAGGCAGCCGCTGCGCTTTGTGCTCGCCGACGACCCCGGCGCCGGCAAAACCATCATGGCGGGCCTCTTAATCCGCGAGCTCCTGATGCGCGCAGACGCTGCTCGCGTGCTGATCGTTTCCCCCGGGAGCCTGGTCGAGCAATGGCAGGACGAGCTTTACGAGAAGTTTGGCCTGTCGTTCACGGTCTTCTCCCGTGAGCTGGTGGATCAAAGCCGCACAGGTAACCCCTTTGAAGACCATGACCTGGTGGTCGCGCGACTTGACCAGCTCTCCCGCAGCGAAGAGCTCCAGGAGAAGCTGAAGCTCAGCCGCTTCGACCTGGTAGTGGTCGATGAAGCCCACAAGCTATCGGCCACCTGGTTCGGCACCAAGATCAACGAAACCAAGCGATTCAAGCTGGGACAACTCCTGGGCTCGATCACGCGCCACTTCCTGCTGATGACCGCCACGCCTCACAACGGGAAGGAAGAGGACTTCCAGCTTTTTCTGTCGCTGCTGGACTCCGACCGCTTCTACGGCAAGTTCCGCGACGGCGCCCACAAGGTTGACGTCTCCGACCTCATGCGCCGAATGGTCAAGGAAGACCTCTTGAAGTTTGACGGCACCCGTCTATTCCCTGAGCGCATCGCCTACACCGCCAACTACAAGCTCTCCGAGGCCGAGGCCGAGCTCTACAACTTGGTGACGACCTACGTGAAGGAGGAGATGAACCGGGCCGATGCGTTGGATGGGAAGCGCAAGGGCACGGTGGGCTTCGCTTTGACGGCCTTGCAGCGCCGACTCGCCTCTAGTCCCGAGGCCATCTATCAATCCTTGAAGCGCCGCCGCGACAAGCTCAAGCGCCGCATCGAGGAAGAGAAGATCAAGCAGCGCGGCGGCAAGATCGCCGCCTCCGAAATTTTCGCCGACCAAGCCCCGGAGAACATCTGGGACTCCGAGGACGATATGGCCCCGGAGGACTACGAGAACTTCGAAGAAGAGGTCGTTGACCAGGCGACGGCGGCACAGACCATCGCCGAGCTCGAAGCGGAAGTCTTCACCCTCGAGCACTTGGAGAAGAAGGCCAAGGCGCTACGCGATGGCGGCCAGGACCGTAAGTGGGAAGAGCTCCGCGAAATCCTACAAAACACGCCGGAGATGCGCGGGCCCGATGGCTTGCAGCGCAAGCTCATCATCTTCACCGAGCACCGCGACACTCTCAACTACCTGGCCGACCGCATCCGCGGGCTGCTGGGCAAGCATGAGGCCGTCAACATGATCCACGGTGGCGTGCATCGCGAGGACCGCCGCAAGGTCCAGGAGCTATTCCGCAACGACAAGGACACCCGGGTCCTTTTAGCCACCGACGCTGCCGGCGAAGGCGTGAACCTGCAAAACGCCAACTTGATGGTCAATTACGACCTGCCGTGGAACCCCAACCGCTTGGAGCAGCGCTTCGGTCGCATCCACCGCATTGGCCAGACGCAGGTTTGCCATCTCTGGAACATGGTGGCGAATGAGACTCGCGAGGGCGATGTCTTCCAGAAGCTCTTCGACAAAATCGAAATCGAGCGGAAGGCCCTAGGCGGCCGGGTTTTCGACATCCTAGGTGAAGTCTTTGATGGTGTGAGCCTCCGCGACCTTTTGATCGAGGCCATCCGCTACGGCGAAGATCCCGACCGCAAGAAGCATTTACAGGAGGTGGTCCAAGGAGCTCTCGACACCGACAAGCTGCGCGAGATCATCAGCCGCAACGCCCTGGCCGAGGAGGTCATGGACGAACGCAGGCTCTTCGCATTAAAGGAAGAGATGGAGAAGGCCGAGGCGAGAAAGCTCCAGCCCTACTTCATCCGGGCCTTTTTCTCGCAGGCCTTCGACCGCCTAGGGGGCGACTTGAAGCTTAGAGGCTTCGGCCGCTTCGAGATCACCCATGTCCCGGCTCTGATCCGAGAGCGCGACCGCCAGATCCAAGGCCGCGATCGGCGCAACATGAACCCGATCACGCCCAAATACGAGCGGGTTTGCTTCGAGAAGAGCCGCATCCGGGTCGACGACAAGCCCGGCGAAGCCCTGGCGAGCCTTCTGCACCCAGCCCACCCGCTGATGCAATCGGTGGTCGACCTGACCATCGAGCAGCACCGCAGCAAGTTGAAGCAGGGCTCCGTCTTGCTTAATCCCAACGACGAAAGCGTAGAGCCCAAGTTAATGCTCATGCTTGACCACTCCGTCAAGGAAGGTGGCGAGTCTGGCGTGGTGGTGTCGCGCAGGCTTCAGTTCGTCACGATCGACCAGGCGGGTCGCATCGAAAACGCTGGATGGGCTCCACACTTGGATTTAACCCCACTCGACGAGGTCCAGTCGAAGATGGTGGCCGACCAGCTCGATGCCCCATGGATCAAGAAGGATTTGGAGCAGGTCGCGCTGGCCCATGCTTCCGACAAGCTCGTCCCCGAGCATTTTGAAGAGGTCCGCTCCCGCCGCGAGCTGCAAGTGGACAAGAACCTGGCCGCCATCCGCGAACGCCTCGTCAAGGAGATCGACTATTGGTCGGATCGCCACGAGAAGTTGAAGACCGACTTACAGGCCGGCAAGGATGTCCGCCTACCGTTGGAGAACGTACGCCGAACCATCGACGAGCTCACCGTCCGTCTGGAGAACCGAAGCAAAGAGCTGGAAGCCATGCGCCATGTGGTCTCGGCGATGCCGGTGGTGGTCGGTGGCGCGCTGGTGATCCCCGCCGGACTCTTGGCTCAGCGTAACGGCGAGCCGCAGGGCCAAGCCTGGACAGCCGATGCAGATGCCCGCGCGCGCATCGAGCGTGTTGCGATGGAAGCCGTCCGCAAAGCCGAAGAGGCCCTGGGCCACCAGGTGATCGATGTTTCGGCTGAGAAATGCGGTTGGGATTTGACGGCCGTTGTGCCCGTATCCGACGGGAAGCTACCGCAGGCCCGCCACATCGAAGTCAAAGGCCGAGCCAAGGGCCAGTCAACCATCACAGTCACCCGCAACGAAATTCTCTACGGGCTCAACCAGGCGGACAAGTTCATCCTGGCTGTGGTGATCGTCGATGGCGACAGCCACGAAGGACCGCACTACATCCGTAACCCATTCACGCAAGAGCCCGACTGGGCGGTGACCAGTATCAACTTGGACCTCGCGTCCTTGCTCGAAAGGGCACAAGCAACATGA
- a CDS encoding DUF1156 domain-containing protein, with protein MTTPIKAPKKLIEVALPLDDINIAASHEKSVRNGHPSTLHLWWARRPLAAARAVIFAQMVNDPGYERNLGRGVNKEKAKQERERLFGIIRKLVLWENTSNQDVLAEARQEIKKSWRETCELNRGHPNANELFNPDVLPEFHDPFAGGGALPLEGQRLGFSSYATDLNPVAVLINKAMIEIPPKFAGMKPIGPEAPDERQMKLGSEWSGANGLGLDVHRYGIWLRDEAFKRIGKFYPQVELPKEHGGGKANVIAWIWTRTVKSPNPAYSHVDVPLASTFIISSKSGKEAYVQPVVKGNEYFFEVRLGKPPESAKSGTKLGRGANFKCLISDSPIDPKHVIAEANEGRLGERLMAVVVEGRRGRVYLSASPEMERLAKTAVPSWRPEVEMPENPRWFSPPLFGLKSYGSLFTNRQLLALNTFSDLIHEVRAKAKANAIKGGMKDDGLGLRDGGSGATAYAESISVYLTFVLDKMADIGNTLVRWEPVAQCPRQLFGRQAIPMIWDFAEANPFSTSSGAWEVFLDGVTKAFLKAFADVEGWYRGTVQQADAQRQTVSQGKVVSTDPPYYDNIGYADLSDFFYVWMRRSLREVFPHLFSTMAVPKAEELVATPYRHGGKEKAELFFLDGMTDAMSRVADQVHPAFPTTIYYAFKQSETTDVGTGNTGWETFLEAVLRAGFSITGTWPMRTENESRMVGQGTNALASSIVLVCKKRDPTAGTISRREFLKELKEEMAEAVEVMIGGGDGVSPVAPVDLAQAVIGPGMAIFSRYTAVLEADGSPMTVHTALTLINRMLTEGSDEFDADTQFCLGWFDEQSWVGGEFGKATVLARAKGTSVDRLREAGVVEATSGQVRLFRPIEYPPDWLPENDNNTPVWEALHQMIRELRTAGESAAGALLAGMPQRAEPIRNLAYRLYTLCERKGWAEDARAYNELITSWTGIEAASHEKGHLGSQTKLEI; from the coding sequence ATGACGACACCAATCAAAGCACCGAAGAAGCTGATCGAAGTGGCTTTGCCACTCGACGATATCAATATCGCCGCTTCGCACGAAAAATCAGTTCGCAACGGGCACCCGTCAACCCTTCATTTGTGGTGGGCTAGACGTCCTCTAGCAGCGGCGCGTGCTGTGATATTTGCTCAGATGGTCAACGATCCAGGCTATGAAAGAAACCTTGGTCGTGGGGTGAACAAGGAAAAGGCAAAACAAGAGAGAGAACGTCTCTTCGGAATCATTCGCAAGTTGGTTCTTTGGGAGAACACGAGCAATCAAGATGTTCTTGCGGAGGCGCGGCAGGAAATAAAAAAGAGTTGGCGAGAGACTTGCGAGCTCAATCGTGGGCATCCTAACGCCAATGAGCTCTTCAATCCAGATGTTCTCCCAGAGTTTCATGACCCGTTTGCGGGTGGTGGTGCATTGCCGTTGGAGGGCCAAAGGCTGGGGTTTTCAAGTTATGCGACGGACTTGAATCCAGTCGCAGTCTTGATCAACAAGGCAATGATTGAGATTCCGCCGAAATTTGCTGGAATGAAGCCGATCGGGCCGGAAGCACCAGACGAGCGCCAGATGAAACTTGGCTCCGAATGGTCGGGCGCAAATGGTTTGGGATTGGACGTCCACAGGTATGGGATATGGCTACGTGATGAGGCGTTTAAGAGGATTGGTAAGTTCTATCCCCAAGTCGAGTTGCCGAAAGAGCATGGAGGCGGCAAGGCAAATGTGATTGCATGGATTTGGACTAGAACAGTCAAGAGTCCGAATCCTGCCTACTCGCATGTGGACGTGCCGCTGGCGTCCACATTCATCATTTCCAGCAAGAGTGGGAAAGAAGCCTATGTCCAACCAGTAGTCAAAGGTAATGAATATTTCTTTGAGGTAAGGCTGGGGAAACCTCCCGAGAGTGCGAAAAGCGGTACGAAGCTAGGCCGTGGCGCGAATTTCAAATGTCTCATATCCGATTCGCCGATTGACCCAAAACACGTCATCGCCGAGGCGAATGAGGGTCGTTTGGGTGAGAGATTAATGGCAGTAGTCGTGGAAGGGCGCCGTGGACGCGTTTATTTGTCAGCAAGTCCAGAGATGGAACGTCTTGCAAAGACTGCGGTTCCGAGCTGGAGGCCAGAAGTTGAGATGCCTGAGAACCCCCGCTGGTTTTCGCCGCCGCTATTTGGATTGAAAAGCTACGGCAGCTTGTTCACCAACCGCCAACTCTTGGCACTCAATACGTTTTCAGATTTGATTCATGAAGTTCGCGCAAAGGCAAAAGCCAATGCGATAAAGGGCGGCATGAAAGATGATGGTTTGGGTTTGCGCGATGGTGGAAGTGGAGCGACCGCATATGCGGAATCGATATCGGTTTACTTGACATTCGTTCTCGACAAGATGGCTGACATCGGGAACACGCTAGTGAGGTGGGAGCCTGTGGCGCAATGTCCCCGACAGCTATTCGGTCGTCAGGCGATACCGATGATTTGGGACTTCGCCGAAGCAAATCCATTCTCGACAAGTTCAGGCGCCTGGGAAGTATTCTTGGACGGCGTAACGAAAGCGTTCCTCAAAGCGTTCGCCGATGTTGAAGGATGGTATCGAGGGACTGTTCAGCAGGCCGACGCCCAAAGGCAGACCGTGTCTCAGGGTAAGGTTGTGTCGACCGATCCCCCCTATTACGACAACATTGGCTATGCGGATCTATCGGATTTCTTTTACGTATGGATGCGGCGTTCGCTTCGAGAGGTATTCCCTCACCTATTCTCTACGATGGCAGTTCCGAAAGCAGAGGAACTAGTGGCGACGCCGTATCGACACGGAGGGAAAGAGAAAGCCGAGCTCTTTTTCTTGGATGGGATGACCGATGCGATGAGTCGAGTGGCTGATCAGGTGCACCCCGCCTTTCCGACGACTATCTATTACGCGTTTAAGCAGTCGGAAACCACTGATGTAGGCACCGGAAACACAGGTTGGGAAACATTCCTTGAGGCTGTGTTGCGGGCAGGGTTCTCCATTACTGGCACGTGGCCGATGAGAACAGAGAACGAGAGCCGCATGGTGGGGCAAGGAACAAATGCTCTTGCGTCAAGCATTGTCTTGGTTTGCAAAAAGCGCGATCCCACCGCAGGGACCATCTCTCGACGTGAATTCTTGAAGGAGCTCAAGGAGGAGATGGCCGAAGCCGTCGAAGTGATGATCGGCGGAGGCGACGGCGTTTCACCGGTTGCCCCAGTGGACCTCGCTCAGGCTGTGATTGGGCCTGGTATGGCGATCTTTTCCAGATATACCGCCGTGCTAGAGGCGGATGGCAGCCCAATGACCGTCCATACCGCTCTCACTCTTATCAACAGGATGCTGACCGAAGGGTCCGATGAGTTTGATGCAGACACTCAGTTTTGCTTGGGGTGGTTTGATGAGCAATCATGGGTCGGAGGAGAATTCGGAAAGGCAACAGTTCTAGCGCGCGCAAAGGGAACAAGCGTAGATCGGCTGAGAGAAGCTGGGGTCGTAGAAGCGACGTCAGGGCAAGTTCGACTGTTTAGACCTATCGAATATCCACCAGATTGGTTGCCAGAGAACGATAACAACACGCCTGTCTGGGAGGCTTTGCATCAAATGATCCGTGAACTTCGTACCGCGGGTGAGTCGGCAGCAGGTGCGCTGCTCGCCGGTATGCCCCAGAGAGCAGAGCCGATTCGGAACCTTGCCTATCGGCTCTACACGCTTTGCGAGCGCAAAGGCTGGGCGGAGGACGCCAGGGCCTACAACGAACTGATTACATCCTGGACTGGCATCGAAGCCGCATCCCATGAGAAGGGGCACTTAGGATCGCAGACCAAGCTCGAAATTTGA